A single Flavobacterium sp. 1 DNA region contains:
- a CDS encoding bestrophin family protein has translation MISYNPKIWFAYIFRFHKSDSFKELFPILFIIAAYSGIIAYLEMEYFKLDENSHVRNLSVIHTTLGFVISLLLAYRINSAYDRWWEGRKLWGALVNNSRNLAIKLSVILKDEKDLAYFRKLIPSYASMLNKHLKDEETSMQLFEDVDLALDHHKHRPNQIAKMLFQKINDLYISHKITGDQLIILNNEIQSFTDICGACERIKNTPIPYSYSTFIKKFIFIFVLTLPYAYSFTLGYYVIPVVSFIFYVLASIEIISEEIEEPFGYDDNDLPITKITQNIKRHIEEIL, from the coding sequence ATGATATCATATAATCCCAAAATTTGGTTCGCGTACATTTTTCGTTTTCATAAATCAGATTCTTTTAAAGAGCTATTCCCTATCCTGTTTATAATTGCTGCTTATTCTGGAATTATTGCTTATTTGGAAATGGAATATTTCAAATTAGACGAAAACAGTCATGTCAGAAATCTTTCTGTTATTCATACCACATTAGGTTTTGTAATCTCTTTATTATTGGCATATCGAATCAATTCTGCTTATGATCGTTGGTGGGAAGGACGCAAATTATGGGGCGCTTTAGTAAATAATAGCCGTAATCTTGCCATCAAACTTTCGGTTATATTGAAAGATGAAAAGGATTTGGCTTATTTCCGAAAATTAATTCCTAGTTACGCTTCAATGTTAAACAAGCATTTGAAAGACGAAGAAACGAGCATGCAATTGTTTGAGGATGTCGATTTAGCCTTAGATCACCACAAACACAGACCCAATCAAATTGCTAAAATGCTGTTCCAAAAAATTAATGATTTGTATATTTCTCATAAAATAACCGGAGATCAATTAATTATTTTAAATAATGAAATACAATCATTTACTGATATTTGCGGTGCTTGCGAGCGTATCAAAAACACGCCAATCCCCTATTCATACAGTACTTTTATTAAAAAATTCATTTTTATCTTTGTCTTGACCTTGCCGTATGCATATTCTTTCACTTTGGGATATTATGTAATTCCTGTGGTGTCTTTTATTTTTTATGTATTGGCAAGTATCGAAATAATTTCTGAAGAAATTGAAGAACCATTTGGTTACGATGACAACGACTTACCAATAACAAAAATCACTCAAAACATAAAAAGGCATATAGAGGAAATTTTATAA
- a CDS encoding efflux RND transporter periplasmic adaptor subunit has product MKIKNLIYALLIILFGSFIAYRIISNKNKNAESKDKGGKDSPTIVIGQVVKTATFDNNLSLSGSIEANEQVEIHSEVSGIVEGIYFNEGSMVKKGQILFKVNDIELKAQLQQTATKEGLAAENARRAKLLLEKEAISQEEYDISRADYKSAQAQTQLIRAQISKTAVKAPFSGKIGLRSISPGTYITPTILVAKLVNTGKLKITFSIPEKYASQVTSGSTIDFSVSGSTKSYTAKIYAIEPEVEVATRTLQVRAIADNIDGNLFPGTFADIKLPLAIIKDAIVVPSEAIVPVQNGKKVFISDMGKAKEVMVEATTRTDASILILSGLKAGDTLITSGVMSLKNDAPVKVKVKL; this is encoded by the coding sequence ATGAAAATAAAAAACCTTATTTACGCTTTACTAATTATCCTGTTTGGTAGTTTTATAGCTTATCGAATTATCTCAAATAAAAATAAAAATGCCGAATCTAAAGATAAAGGCGGTAAAGATTCTCCAACAATTGTAATTGGACAAGTAGTAAAAACAGCCACTTTTGATAATAATTTATCTTTATCGGGTTCTATTGAAGCCAATGAGCAAGTTGAAATTCATAGTGAAGTTTCAGGAATTGTAGAAGGCATTTATTTTAATGAGGGTTCTATGGTAAAAAAAGGACAGATCTTATTCAAAGTAAATGATATTGAACTGAAAGCACAATTGCAGCAAACTGCAACCAAAGAAGGTTTAGCTGCAGAAAATGCCAGAAGAGCCAAATTATTGCTGGAAAAAGAAGCAATCAGCCAAGAAGAATATGATATTTCAAGAGCCGATTATAAATCAGCTCAGGCACAAACGCAATTAATAAGAGCCCAAATTTCAAAAACGGCTGTCAAAGCTCCTTTTTCAGGAAAAATTGGATTGCGTTCTATTTCTCCGGGAACTTATATTACACCTACAATCTTAGTAGCAAAATTGGTAAATACAGGAAAATTAAAAATTACATTTTCTATACCAGAAAAATATGCTTCTCAAGTAACGTCTGGCTCGACTATAGATTTTAGCGTTTCGGGATCTACTAAATCCTACACTGCAAAAATATATGCAATTGAACCAGAAGTCGAAGTAGCGACTCGTACCTTACAAGTTCGTGCGATTGCAGATAATATAGATGGTAATCTTTTTCCGGGAACTTTTGCCGATATAAAATTGCCTTTAGCCATTATTAAAGACGCTATTGTTGTTCCTTCGGAAGCAATTGTTCCTGTTCAAAATGGCAAAAAAGTTTTTATTTCTGATATGGGCAAAGCCAAAGAAGTAATGGTAGAAGCCACTACTAGAACAGATGCTTCTATTTTGATTCTTTCAGGTTTGAAGGCTGGAGATACTTTGATAACAAGTGGAGTTATGTCTTTAAAAAATGATGCCCCAGTAAAAGTTAAAGTAAAGTTATAA
- a CDS encoding efflux RND transporter permease subunit, which produces MSLSTTSIRRPVLTIVLNLLIILFGFIGYSFLGVREFPSIDPAQVSIRTNYTGANSDIIESQITEPLEKAVNAIDGIRNITSSSNQGSSNITIEFNLDKDLESAANDVRDKVSQAIRSLPQDIDAPPVVSKADADSESIISMTVQSDTRSSLELSDYAENVISQRLETIPGVSGVQIWGQKRYAMRLWIDPSKLSAYGCTVAEVRAALNAQNVELPSGKLTGNNTELTVKTIGNLSKPEEFNNIIIRTDGDKIVRFSDVGNASLGPENIETQLSQSGLPMIGLAIVPMPGANYLDISKEFYKKYAALKKDLPKDIKLNIALDNTIFVKKSVLEVAETLGISILLVIIIIYLFFRDWAIAFRPLIDIPVSLIATFFIMWLFGFSINVLTLLAIVLATGLVVDDGIVVTENIFKKVEEGMSPIEAAIKGSNEIFYAVISISVTLAAVFLPVIFLEGFVGRLFREFGVVIGAAVLISAFVSLTLTPMLNAYLMKGGEQKKSKFYIKTEPFFEKLNSGYADSLKRFMDKKWISFPILIICFALIYLFFTILPKETAPYDDRSAVTMRMTTPEGSSYEYTDRFMQEISKLVDDSIPEKKVSLVITAPGFGSSATNTGFIRLSLKGPDERKKSQKDIADQLSKWIKKYPDAKTAVLQQATIAVNRRGGLPIQYIIQAPNFEKLREKIPLFMDEVGKSDVFSTTDVNLKFNKPEINVSIDRAKAESLGISIMDIAQTLQLSLSGQRFGYFIKNGKQYQVIGQFDQKDRSKPLDLTSMFVKNNKGELIQMDNVVNVEEQSNPPQLFHNNRYMSATVSAGLAPGKSISDGIDVMNEIKAKVLDDSFTTDLGGESRDFVESSSNTSFAFGLALLLIFLILAGQFESFIDPFIIILTVPMAVAGALFSLWLFNQTWNIFSQIGTVMLIGLVTKNGILIVEFANQLREQGKPKLEAILEASEARLRPILMTSLAIALGALPIAMSLGAASTSRIGMGVVIVGGTIFSLALTLFVIPAIYLMWSKARKHYPEFDHIEEYERDSKS; this is translated from the coding sequence ATGAGTTTATCAACAACAAGCATAAGAAGACCTGTTTTAACAATAGTACTAAATCTTCTAATCATATTATTCGGTTTTATCGGGTACAGTTTTTTGGGCGTTAGAGAATTTCCCTCAATTGATCCAGCACAGGTTTCTATTAGAACGAATTATACAGGAGCCAATTCTGATATTATAGAATCACAAATCACGGAGCCTCTTGAAAAAGCAGTAAATGCTATCGATGGAATTCGAAATATTACCTCTTCCAGCAATCAGGGAAGCAGTAATATTACAATCGAATTTAATCTGGATAAAGATCTTGAAAGCGCAGCAAATGATGTTCGTGACAAAGTTTCACAAGCTATCCGCAGTTTACCTCAAGACATCGATGCACCGCCGGTAGTCTCTAAGGCTGATGCCGATAGTGAATCTATTATTTCGATGACTGTTCAAAGTGATACTAGAAGCTCATTAGAACTAAGCGATTATGCAGAAAATGTCATTTCACAGCGTTTAGAAACCATTCCTGGTGTGAGTGGCGTTCAAATTTGGGGACAAAAGAGATACGCAATGCGTTTATGGATTGATCCTTCAAAACTGTCCGCTTATGGCTGTACAGTTGCCGAAGTCCGCGCGGCTTTAAATGCACAAAATGTTGAATTGCCTTCTGGAAAATTGACAGGTAATAACACTGAACTTACCGTAAAAACGATTGGAAATTTATCAAAACCCGAAGAATTCAACAATATTATTATTCGTACTGATGGTGATAAAATTGTTCGTTTTAGCGATGTGGGTAATGCAAGTTTGGGACCTGAGAATATAGAAACGCAGCTGTCACAATCTGGATTGCCAATGATTGGTTTGGCTATTGTTCCAATGCCTGGTGCTAATTATTTGGATATTTCAAAAGAATTTTACAAAAAATATGCCGCTTTAAAAAAGGATTTACCAAAGGATATCAAACTTAATATTGCTTTAGACAATACTATTTTTGTAAAAAAATCAGTACTTGAAGTGGCTGAAACTTTAGGGATTTCTATTCTTTTAGTAATCATTATTATTTATTTATTTTTTAGAGACTGGGCAATTGCGTTCAGACCTTTAATTGATATTCCTGTTTCCTTAATTGCTACTTTTTTCATCATGTGGCTTTTTGGATTTTCGATTAATGTATTAACGCTTTTAGCAATTGTTCTGGCAACCGGTTTGGTTGTTGATGATGGTATTGTTGTTACCGAAAACATCTTCAAAAAAGTTGAAGAAGGAATGTCGCCAATTGAAGCTGCAATCAAAGGATCAAACGAAATTTTTTATGCTGTGATCTCGATTTCGGTTACTTTGGCCGCAGTATTTTTACCAGTAATATTTTTAGAAGGTTTTGTAGGTCGCCTCTTTCGGGAGTTTGGTGTGGTAATTGGAGCCGCAGTATTAATTTCGGCTTTCGTGTCCTTGACTTTAACACCGATGCTGAATGCCTATTTAATGAAAGGCGGCGAACAGAAAAAATCAAAATTTTATATTAAAACTGAACCATTTTTTGAAAAGCTAAATAGTGGCTACGCTGATTCTTTAAAACGTTTCATGGACAAAAAATGGATTAGTTTTCCAATTCTAATCATATGTTTTGCCTTGATTTATTTATTCTTTACCATTCTTCCAAAAGAAACAGCTCCTTATGACGACCGGAGTGCTGTAACAATGCGTATGACAACCCCTGAAGGTTCATCCTATGAATATACGGATCGTTTTATGCAGGAAATTTCAAAATTAGTTGATGATTCTATTCCGGAGAAAAAAGTGAGTTTGGTTATTACAGCACCGGGTTTTGGTTCTTCGGCAACTAATACTGGTTTTATTAGGCTTTCATTAAAAGGACCTGACGAAAGAAAAAAATCTCAAAAAGACATTGCTGATCAACTCTCCAAATGGATAAAAAAATATCCTGATGCTAAAACAGCAGTGCTCCAACAAGCTACAATTGCGGTAAACAGACGTGGCGGCTTGCCTATTCAGTATATTATTCAAGCCCCAAATTTTGAAAAGCTTCGTGAAAAAATTCCGTTGTTTATGGATGAAGTTGGCAAAAGCGATGTGTTTTCAACCACGGATGTGAATTTAAAATTTAATAAACCGGAAATAAACGTAAGCATTGATCGTGCAAAAGCCGAAAGTCTTGGAATTTCTATTATGGATATTGCTCAAACCCTTCAGCTTTCGTTGAGTGGCCAGCGTTTTGGTTATTTTATTAAAAACGGAAAACAATACCAAGTTATAGGGCAATTTGATCAAAAAGACCGTTCAAAACCATTGGATTTAACTTCAATGTTTGTAAAAAATAATAAAGGTGAATTAATTCAAATGGACAATGTTGTCAATGTAGAAGAACAGAGTAATCCGCCACAATTATTTCATAATAATCGATATATGTCGGCAACGGTTTCAGCAGGTTTGGCACCAGGCAAAAGCATCAGCGATGGTATTGATGTGATGAACGAAATTAAAGCCAAAGTGCTTGATGATTCATTTACCACCGATTTAGGAGGAGAATCACGAGATTTTGTAGAAAGCAGCTCGAATACTTCTTTCGCTTTTGGACTCGCTTTATTATTAATTTTCTTGATTCTTGCGGGACAATTTGAAAGCTTTATAGATCCATTTATTATCATTTTGACTGTACCAATGGCGGTTGCAGGGGCTTTATTCTCCCTTTGGCTATTCAATCAGACTTGGAATATTTTTAGCCAAATTGGAACCGTAATGCTTATTGGTTTGGTAACCAAAAATGGAATTTTGATAGTCGAATTTGCTAATCAATTGCGAGAACAGGGAAAACCAAAATTAGAAGCTATTTTAGAAGCTTCGGAAGCGAGATTGCGTCCAATTTTAATGACTAGTTTAGCTATTGCTCTAGGGGCGTTGCCAATCGCAATGTCGCTGGGCGCCGCTTCTACAAGCAGAATTGGAATGGGAGTTGTAATCGTAGGAGGAACAATTTTCTCATTGGCATTGACCCTTTTTGTAATTCCAGCTATTTATTTAATGTGGTCTAAGGCTAGAAAACATTATCCTGAATTTGATCATATTGAAGAATATGAAAGAGACAGCAAATCGTAG
- a CDS encoding ExbD/TolR family protein: MEINRRIKSKKLNTRVDLTAMVSVSFLLIIFFMLVGELSKPKIMALSMPDNGDISCGPIICFRENRIYTILLDDNNKIITYFGLLDFPLQKPKEFKYGKEGIRKELFYINKKVHQYYANIGKPKVGVTVIIKPSKQSNYGNLVDILDEMEIANIDSYSIVDYRTPKETTLLAEK, encoded by the coding sequence ATGGAAATAAATAGGAGAATAAAAAGTAAAAAATTAAATACAAGAGTTGATTTAACCGCTATGGTCAGCGTTTCTTTTTTGCTGATTATATTTTTTATGCTTGTTGGCGAATTATCAAAACCAAAAATAATGGCTTTAAGCATGCCTGATAATGGAGATATATCATGTGGGCCAATTATTTGCTTTAGAGAAAATCGTATCTATACGATTTTGCTAGATGATAATAATAAAATTATAACCTATTTCGGTTTATTGGATTTTCCTCTTCAAAAGCCAAAGGAATTTAAATATGGTAAAGAAGGAATACGCAAAGAATTATTTTACATTAATAAAAAAGTACATCAATATTATGCCAATATAGGAAAACCTAAGGTTGGTGTAACAGTAATTATTAAGCCTAGTAAGCAATCTAATTATGGTAATTTGGTTGATATTCTTGATGAAATGGAAATAGCAAATATTGATTCTTATTCAATTGTTGATTATCGTACTCCAAAAGAAACAACGTTACTTGCTGAGAAATAA
- the pheT gene encoding phenylalanine--tRNA ligase subunit beta produces MKISYNWLKQFIKIDWKSEETSALLTDLGLEVEIVEKYQSIKGGLEGIVVGHVLTCVQHPDADRLKITTVDLGDGTPIQIVCGASNVDAGQKVPVATIGTVLYDKEGNSFTIKKGKIRGQESHGMICAEDELGLGEGHDGIMVLDESIPAGTLGATVFKIENDEVFEIGLTPNRADAMSHLGTARDLRAGLIQTGINVELITPSVSNFRVDKRTLKIDVDVKDIQLAPRYCGVTISGLTVKESPEWLKNRLKAIGINPKNNIVDVTNYVLHDLGQPLHAFDATKINGKILVQTLPAGTKFTTLDDIERTLHEEDLMICDEKGPLCIAGVFGGKKSGVTETTTSIFLESAYFNPVSIRKSAKRHQLNTDASFRFERGIDPTITEYALKRAALLIQEVAGGEITSDIVDIYQKKIEDFAVFLNFNNVSRIIGQELPKDTIKQILASLEIKVNSVSDAGLGLTIPAYRVDVQREIDVIEEILRVYGYNNILFSKKLNATVSNSPRNEDYKVQNTIASQLNSQGFNEMMANSLTTVSYVQLSETLKEDYNVTMLNPLSSDLATMRQSLLFSGLEAISYNINRKNADLKLFEFGKSYHKFLSGYEEIKHLTLFQTGNRNQESWTNAQKPSDFFLFKGYVEAILSRLGISNAKSVAVSSDVFSEGIAFGLGSDTLVEFGVVKKSILKHFGIKQEVLYADFNWATVLKLMSSKIKYTEIPKYPEVRRDLALLVDQDVTYDTIYTIARETEKSLLKNVNLFDVYEGQNLSEGKKSYALSFIIQDTTKTLEDAQIDKIMNKLQKNFETELGASLR; encoded by the coding sequence ATGAAAATATCTTATAACTGGTTAAAACAGTTCATTAAAATAGATTGGAAATCAGAGGAAACATCAGCACTACTTACCGATTTAGGACTTGAAGTGGAAATCGTTGAAAAATACCAATCCATAAAAGGAGGATTAGAAGGTATTGTTGTGGGACATGTATTAACTTGTGTACAGCATCCTGATGCCGATCGTTTAAAAATTACTACTGTCGATCTTGGAGACGGTACTCCAATACAAATTGTTTGCGGTGCCAGTAATGTTGACGCAGGACAAAAAGTGCCAGTAGCAACCATTGGAACTGTTTTATATGATAAAGAAGGAAATTCATTTACCATAAAAAAAGGAAAGATTCGCGGACAGGAAAGCCACGGAATGATTTGCGCCGAAGATGAATTAGGTTTAGGTGAAGGTCATGACGGAATTATGGTTTTAGACGAATCAATTCCAGCGGGAACATTAGGCGCTACTGTTTTTAAAATAGAAAATGACGAAGTTTTTGAGATTGGCTTAACGCCAAATCGTGCCGATGCAATGAGTCATTTAGGTACTGCACGTGATTTAAGAGCTGGTTTGATTCAAACTGGAATTAATGTTGAATTGATTACTCCATCAGTTAGTAATTTTAGAGTTGATAAAAGAACTTTAAAAATAGATGTTGACGTAAAAGATATTCAGCTTGCTCCGAGATATTGCGGTGTTACTATTTCAGGTCTTACCGTAAAGGAATCACCAGAATGGCTAAAAAACAGATTAAAAGCCATTGGAATCAATCCAAAAAATAATATTGTAGACGTTACCAATTATGTATTGCATGATTTAGGTCAGCCACTACACGCTTTTGACGCAACTAAAATTAATGGAAAGATTCTTGTGCAGACACTTCCTGCTGGAACTAAGTTTACCACTTTAGATGATATCGAAAGAACTTTGCACGAAGAAGATTTAATGATTTGTGACGAAAAAGGGCCCTTATGTATTGCGGGAGTTTTTGGAGGAAAAAAATCAGGAGTAACAGAGACTACCACTTCAATTTTCTTAGAAAGCGCTTATTTTAATCCGGTAAGCATTCGTAAATCTGCCAAAAGACATCAATTGAATACCGATGCTTCTTTTAGATTTGAAAGAGGAATTGACCCAACAATTACTGAATATGCTCTAAAAAGAGCTGCTTTATTGATACAAGAAGTAGCAGGTGGTGAAATCACATCCGATATTGTAGATATTTATCAAAAGAAAATTGAAGATTTTGCTGTGTTTTTGAATTTTAATAATGTTTCCAGAATTATTGGTCAGGAATTGCCAAAAGATACTATCAAGCAAATTTTAGCTTCTTTGGAAATTAAAGTTAATAGTGTTTCTGATGCTGGTTTGGGATTAACAATTCCTGCTTATCGTGTCGATGTACAAAGAGAAATTGATGTTATCGAGGAAATTTTGAGAGTATATGGATATAATAATATTCTATTCTCCAAAAAACTGAATGCGACAGTGTCTAATTCGCCAAGAAACGAAGATTATAAAGTACAAAATACCATTGCAAGCCAATTGAATTCTCAAGGATTTAATGAAATGATGGCCAATTCATTGACTACTGTTTCCTATGTACAGCTTTCGGAAACCTTAAAAGAAGATTATAATGTAACGATGTTAAATCCGCTGAGCAGTGATTTAGCGACAATGCGCCAGTCATTATTATTCTCTGGATTGGAAGCAATATCATATAATATTAATCGCAAGAATGCGGATTTAAAATTATTTGAATTCGGGAAATCGTATCATAAATTTCTTTCCGGATACGAGGAAATTAAGCATTTAACATTATTCCAAACAGGAAATAGAAACCAAGAAAGCTGGACAAATGCTCAAAAACCTTCTGATTTCTTTTTGTTTAAAGGATATGTTGAGGCTATACTTTCGAGATTGGGAATTTCTAATGCTAAAAGTGTAGCAGTTTCTTCAGATGTATTCTCTGAAGGGATTGCATTTGGATTAGGAAGTGATACTTTAGTTGAATTTGGTGTTGTTAAGAAATCAATTCTTAAGCATTTCGGAATTAAACAGGAAGTTTTATATGCTGATTTTAATTGGGCGACAGTTTTAAAACTAATGTCAAGCAAAATTAAATATACTGAAATACCTAAATATCCTGAAGTTCGTAGAGATTTGGCTTTATTAGTTGATCAAGATGTAACTTATGACACTATTTATACGATTGCGAGAGAAACTGAAAAATCTTTACTAAAAAATGTAAATTTATTTGATGTGTATGAAGGTCAAAATTTATCAGAAGGCAAAAAATCGTATGCATTGAGTTTTATAATTCAAGATACTACCAAAACACTCGAAGATGCTCAGATAGATAAAATCATGAATAAGCTTCAAAAGAATTTTGAAACCGAACTTGGAGCAAGTTTGAGATAA
- a CDS encoding TolC family protein — MKTKNILKSLVLFLLCIAKTSAQEVLTLEDAIKIALENNFEIKIAKNNLKINETNVAIGNAGMLPSATASVVDDNSIKNSSQTRQDGTTTSLDNAKNNSLNYGVSLNWTIFDGMRMFAKYDQLKELQNMGDAQLKWTIINKVSSVNSVYYDLIQEQQKLSDLDSTIVISQKRLEFTKNRYTIGKNSKLDVLNAQVDLNTDLGNLVKEKQAYSNAKTLLNQILARDLKTDFVVSDKINVDRKLQLDALMALAEKQNPELEMQIINKKVAELELKQIKGDRYPTIKLNTGYNFSDSHSSLGFTSESSAHGLNYGFSASLNLFDGDAQNRNEKIAKMQIDNSKLAIDQQLIQLRSNLIVAYQVYLTNLDLIDLEVNNTAISKQNLEITGEKFKIGTITSVEFRAAQLNYINSRIRLSDAQFQAKLSEITLRELAGNLNF; from the coding sequence ATGAAAACTAAAAACATATTAAAAAGTCTAGTTTTATTTTTGTTATGCATCGCAAAAACGAGTGCACAAGAAGTGCTAACTCTTGAGGACGCGATAAAAATAGCTTTAGAAAACAATTTTGAAATTAAAATTGCCAAAAACAATTTAAAAATAAATGAAACCAACGTAGCCATTGGAAACGCTGGAATGCTGCCTAGTGCAACAGCTTCTGTTGTGGATGATAACAGTATTAAAAATTCTTCTCAAACCCGCCAAGACGGCACTACGACCTCGTTGGATAATGCCAAAAATAATAGTTTAAATTATGGTGTCTCTTTGAATTGGACGATTTTTGACGGAATGAGAATGTTCGCCAAATATGATCAATTAAAGGAATTGCAAAATATGGGCGATGCGCAACTAAAATGGACTATCATTAATAAAGTCAGCAGCGTAAATTCGGTTTATTATGATTTGATACAAGAACAGCAAAAATTATCTGATTTGGATTCCACCATTGTTATTTCCCAAAAAAGGCTTGAGTTTACCAAAAACCGCTATACGATTGGAAAAAATTCTAAGCTCGATGTTTTAAATGCGCAAGTAGATTTAAATACCGATCTTGGAAATTTGGTTAAAGAAAAACAAGCTTATTCTAATGCAAAAACGCTTTTGAACCAAATTTTGGCTCGGGATCTGAAAACAGATTTTGTAGTTTCGGATAAAATTAATGTAGACCGAAAATTGCAGCTGGACGCTTTAATGGCATTAGCAGAAAAACAAAATCCTGAATTGGAAATGCAGATAATCAATAAAAAAGTAGCCGAATTAGAATTGAAACAAATCAAAGGAGACCGCTACCCTACTATTAAGCTTAATACGGGTTACAATTTCAGTGATTCGCATTCGAGTCTTGGTTTTACTTCTGAATCTTCTGCACATGGTTTAAATTATGGTTTTTCTGCCTCTTTGAATTTGTTTGATGGAGATGCACAAAACAGAAATGAAAAAATTGCCAAAATGCAGATTGACAACTCAAAATTAGCAATAGATCAGCAGTTGATTCAATTGAGAAGTAATTTGATAGTCGCTTATCAGGTGTATTTGACTAATTTAGATTTGATTGATCTGGAAGTAAACAATACGGCTATTTCAAAGCAAAATCTTGAGATTACTGGCGAAAAATTCAAAATTGGAACTATTACTTCTGTAGAATTTAGAGCTGCACAATTAAATTATATCAATTCTAGAATCCGCTTAAGCGACGCACAATTTCAAGCCAAATTATCCGAAATAACATTGAGAGAATTAGCTGGTAATCTTAATTTTTAA